One genomic window of Cannabis sativa cultivar Pink pepper isolate KNU-18-1 chromosome 2, ASM2916894v1, whole genome shotgun sequence includes the following:
- the LOC115720414 gene encoding spermidine coumaroyl-CoA acyltransferase-like produces MSPQLNTTEFLVVKEEVELVKPSKATPSEVLSLSTLDNEANLECFSKAIYVYKAQHDHTNGVDPAEMIKQAVSDALVYYYPLAGRLKRLDHDGRLQLTCDATGVPYLVATANCRLSSLNYLDDIDFEMAKNLVFPSPTSDCPFVLQVTRFSCGGFTIGFGISHMVSDGFGAAQIFKALAELSKGKELSVKPVWERERLVGTPIKESLKLSMSHPATSPYMPSSDIVDEIFYLKSDTMKRLKDEIISGGSPSNVTTFEILAAFVWKARLRALELNHDGKTCLYFATGLRKLIDPPLPEGYYGNAFLTSAVELTGRELEDKSLSEIVNMIKEKKKDVLDNNYIRKSIDICETKLANRDNPKIKATGALMALTDWRNLGLVSDEFGSGWNVENVTSLPWDCFGSVDLCTFLPAPKSDPSLKGGVGILVSLPRLAMPKFKQEIDSLN; encoded by the coding sequence ATGTCTCCTCAACTCAACACTactgaatttttggttgtaaaGGAGGAAGTTGAGCTTGTGAAGCCATCCAAAGCCACACCTTCGGAAGTTCTCTCTTTGTCCACTCTTGACAATGAGGCCAACCTCGAATGCTTCTCCAAAGCCATCTACGTATACAAGGCCCAACATGATCACACTAATGGCGTCGATCCAGCTGAGATGATCAAGCAAGCTGTCTCTGATGCTCTCGTCTATTACTACCCTCTAGCCGGGAGACTCAAACGGCTAGACCACGATGGAAGGCTTCAACTCACTTGCGACGCTACTGGTGTTCCCTATTTGGTGGCCACCGCCAACTGTCGTCTTTCCTCGCTTAATTACTTGGACGATATTGATTTCGAGATGGCCAAGAACTTGGTCTTCCCTTCTCCTACAAGCGATTGCCCTTTCGTCCTACAAGTCACTCGATTCTCTTGTGGAGGTTTTACCATTGGGTTTGGAATATCTCACATGGTCTCCGATGGTTTTGGGGCTGCTCAGATCTTCAAGGCCTTGGCTGAGCTTTCCAAAGGCAAAGAGCTCTCAGTGAAGCCGGTATGGGAAAGAGAGAGACTTGTGGGAACACCCATCAAAGAGTCTCTCAAGCTCAGCATGAGTCATCCTGCTACGTCACCATACATGCCCTCTTCTGACATTGTAGATGAGATCTTTTACTTAAAGAGTGATACCATGAAGAGACTCAAAGATGAGATAATTAGTGGTGGTTCTCCCAGTAATGTTACTACCTTTGAAATACTTGCAGCCTTTGTTTGGAAAGCCAGACTGAGAGCCTTAGAGCTCAATCATGATGGAAAAACATGTTTGTATTTCGCTACAGGTTTGAGAAAGCTCATAGACCCTCCTTTGCCTGAAGGGTATTACGGGAATGCATTTTTGACCTCTGCAGTGGAACTCACTGGCAGAGAACTAGAAGATAAATCTTTATCTGAAATTGTAAATATGataaaggagaagaagaaggatgTTTTGGACAACAACTACATCAGAAAATCTATTGATATTTGTGAGACCAAACTAGCCAACCGTGATAATCCAAAAATTAAGGCTACGGGAGCACTCATGGCATTGACTGATTGGAGGAATTTGGGGTTAGTTTCAGATGAGTTCGGATCAGGATGGAATGTTGAAAACGTGACATCGTTGCCGTGGGACTGTTTTGGGTCAGTAGATTTGTGCACCTTTTTGCCTGCTCCAAAATCTGATCCTTCATTAAAAGGTGGAGTTGGGATATTGGTCTCTCTTCCGAGGCTAGCCATGCCCAAGTTCAAGCAAGAGATTGATTCTCTCAACTAA